The DNA sequence GATCGTATTCTTCGTCATGAAGGGAATTACTTCGATCGGACCTGCTTACTCGATTTCTATCCTGCTCGTCTCTCAGCTCCTAATTGCTTTGGTCATCGATTCCCTCGGTCTGTTTGGTGTCGAAAAGGTCCCATTGAATCTCAGCAAAGTGATGGGGATCGCCGTCATGATTGTAGGTTTAATCATCTTCAAACTGAAGTAAGGGAGGGCAATTGCCCTCCTTTTTATTTGTCCAGTTGTTCTGGATTTAGTCCCAGCAAAGCCTCATGAACGAATACCCCGTCCTTGCGAATAAGTCTGTCATCAAACCAGATTTCGCCACCACCATACTCCGGTCGTTGGATGTTGATCAAATCCCAGTGGATGGTACTCTTGTTTCCGTTGTCCGCTTCATCGTATGCCTGCCCGGGTGTCAAATGAAAGCTGCCCGCAATCTTTTCGTCGAACAAAATGTCTCCCATCGGTTGCAGAATGTTTGGGTGAAAAGCAATCGCAAACTCCCCGATATAGCGAGCGCCCTCATCACTGTCGAGAATTTGATTGAGTCTTTCCGTATGGTTGGCAGTCGCCTCCACAATCTTGCCTTGCCGAAAAACAAACCGTACATTCTCAAACAACGTCCCTTTGTACTGGCTGGGGGTGTTATAGCTAATCGTCCCTTCAATCGAGTCTCTTACAGGAGCCGTGTACACTTCTCCATCCGGCATATTGCGCTTGCCTACCGCAGTCCTCGTCCCGATCCCTTTGATCGAGAACGACACATCTGTCCCTGGCCCAACGATGCGGACCCGATCCGTCTTGTCCATCAAATCGTAGAGTGGTCGACATGCTTCCGCCATTTTCCGGTAATCAAATGCGCATACTTCAAAATAGAAATCCTCGAAGGCTTCTGTAGGCATGTTTGCCTTTTGTGCCAAGGCAGACGTCGGATAATTGATGCGCATCCCTTTTATTTTGTTATCGATATGATGGGCAATTTGCCGATAGGCTTCTGCAAACAAACGATTCTTGTCTTCCGGTACATCGCGCATCTCACTGCCATTGGTCTCACCGTGAATCCCGATATATCCTTGCATGCCCAGCCACATTTCTTCTTCCCAGCGTACTACTTGGGCCATTTGTGCGTTCGACAGCCCTTTCATCCATTCTCGTTGTACTTTGGGTCTGACATAACGTACATGGGGAAATGCACCTTTGGCGTACAGTTGCTTCACCAGTTCAGCTGCCAGAATCTCGCCCTCGTCGTAAACCATGATCATGATATTTTCTCCCGGCTGCACATCCAGACTGTAATCCAGCAAATTGTTCGCGATCTTGCCAATCCGTTCGTCTCTCATTCTCATTCGCCTCTTTTCTCATCTAATGGGGATAGTGCTAGAATAAGTGCCCTTTGTCAGAGGAATATCAAAGCAAAAAAAATAACGGCCAGATCGGTGGCTCGTCATGAAAATCGTTATTTTCGAAAAACCGTGTAGTGAGAAGGTCTGCTATCTTTTACGTACAACGAATGCTTGTACGTAAAGAATCCCGTACTTCCCGCGAGGACGAACAAGGCGATTGCTGAAAGTCCGACTACCTCGATGGGAGGATGGGATGTTTCAGGATTCACACGCGAAAGCCACGTGCAGACCATTTCATACAAGATAAAGTGAGAGAAGAACGTCCAGCCGGTAGCTCTCCACCAATGCTTTTGTTTACTACCGTCCGTCTTTCTTTGCAGAACTGCCTTCTTTTTCAAGCGTCTGAGATAGGAGCTAAACAGGAGAGGATTGAGTAGCAAGTACCCGTAAAACATCAGAGCCAGCGCCGCATGCTGGATGAGCGTGTCGATTCCCCGGGGAATGACTACCAGCCCGAAAGGCGTCATCACCAGCGTCAACAGGTACATTTGGAGCGAAAACCAAAACTCTTCATGCATACGTGTGCTTGTCCCCTTTCCAATCGCTATGAAATG is a window from the Brevibacillus choshinensis genome containing:
- a CDS encoding aminopeptidase, giving the protein MRDERIGKIANNLLDYSLDVQPGENIMIMVYDEGEILAAELVKQLYAKGAFPHVRYVRPKVQREWMKGLSNAQMAQVVRWEEEMWLGMQGYIGIHGETNGSEMRDVPEDKNRLFAEAYRQIAHHIDNKIKGMRINYPTSALAQKANMPTEAFEDFYFEVCAFDYRKMAEACRPLYDLMDKTDRVRIVGPGTDVSFSIKGIGTRTAVGKRNMPDGEVYTAPVRDSIEGTISYNTPSQYKGTLFENVRFVFRQGKIVEATANHTERLNQILDSDEGARYIGEFAIAFHPNILQPMGDILFDEKIAGSFHLTPGQAYDEADNGNKSTIHWDLINIQRPEYGGGEIWFDDRLIRKDGVFVHEALLGLNPEQLDK